One Gloeocapsopsis sp. IPPAS B-1203 DNA window includes the following coding sequences:
- a CDS encoding aromatic amino acid ammonia-lyase yields the protein MNTAALQQTHSTKTVSIGNRNITIDEVVSVARHGAEVQISTADDVTQRVQASCDYIADAVATGRPIYGVTSGFGGMANVVISREYADLLQHNLVWYHKVGAGRKLPLTDVRAAMLLRVNSHLHGASGIRREIVQRMEKFLNARVTPHVPEYGSIGASGDLTPLSYITGALIGLDERYTVDFDGEEIDAISALNRLGLPQLQLQAKEGLAMMNGTSVMTGIAANCVYDTRLLMALTMGAHALILQGLNGTNQSFHPFIHELKPHPGQKWAAYTMLDLLAGSRLIRDELDGTHEYRGQAPIQDRYSLRCLAQYMGPIVDGVSQVAQQIEVEMNSATDNPLIDAENQASYHGGNFLGQYVGMGMDHLRYYIGMMAKHLDVQIAYLVAPEFNNGLPASLVGNKERIVNMGLKGLQITGNSIMPLLSFYGNSIADRYPTHAEQYNQNINSQGFAAANLTRNAVEIFQQYMAIALMFGVQAVDLRTYACVGHYDASECLSPVTRRLYQAVREVVGQPPSATRPYIWDDREQPLDEHIAKVAADIATEGAIAAAVKDLLTSLNKDS from the coding sequence ATGAATACAGCAGCTTTACAACAGACACATTCTACAAAAACTGTCTCGATAGGTAATCGCAACATCACTATCGATGAAGTTGTGAGTGTGGCACGTCATGGTGCCGAGGTACAAATCAGCACAGCAGATGACGTTACGCAGCGCGTGCAAGCATCTTGTGACTATATTGCCGATGCAGTGGCAACAGGTAGACCAATCTATGGTGTCACAAGTGGTTTTGGTGGAATGGCGAATGTTGTCATTTCACGCGAGTATGCCGATTTATTACAGCATAATCTTGTTTGGTATCACAAAGTCGGTGCTGGACGCAAGTTACCACTGACTGATGTCCGTGCCGCAATGCTGTTGCGTGTTAATTCACATTTACATGGTGCTTCAGGAATTCGCCGCGAGATCGTGCAGCGGATGGAAAAGTTTCTCAATGCTAGAGTGACACCCCACGTTCCTGAATATGGCTCGATTGGTGCAAGTGGCGATCTAACCCCATTGTCTTATATTACAGGTGCTTTGATTGGTTTAGACGAACGCTACACTGTTGACTTTGATGGTGAAGAAATTGATGCAATTTCTGCCCTAAATCGTTTGGGATTACCACAGTTGCAACTCCAAGCAAAAGAGGGATTAGCCATGATGAATGGCACCTCTGTCATGACAGGAATTGCGGCTAACTGCGTGTACGATACGCGGCTGTTGATGGCGTTGACAATGGGCGCACACGCGCTGATTTTACAAGGTTTAAACGGCACAAATCAATCATTCCATCCCTTTATTCACGAACTGAAGCCGCATCCAGGGCAAAAATGGGCAGCATACACCATGCTCGATCTCTTAGCAGGTTCGCGCTTGATTCGTGACGAATTAGATGGTACGCACGAGTATCGCGGTCAAGCTCCGATTCAAGATCGTTACTCGCTACGCTGCTTGGCACAATATATGGGACCAATTGTTGATGGTGTATCGCAAGTTGCCCAACAAATTGAGGTCGAAATGAACTCGGCGACCGATAATCCGCTGATCGACGCCGAAAATCAAGCAAGCTATCACGGCGGTAATTTCTTGGGACAGTACGTCGGGATGGGAATGGATCACCTGCGCTACTACATCGGGATGATGGCAAAACACCTTGATGTACAAATTGCTTATCTCGTCGCCCCAGAATTTAATAACGGCTTACCGGCTTCTTTGGTTGGTAACAAAGAACGCATTGTCAATATGGGACTCAAAGGATTGCAGATTACTGGTAACTCGATTATGCCGTTGTTGAGCTTCTACGGAAATTCAATTGCCGATCGCTATCCTACCCATGCCGAACAATACAACCAAAATATCAACAGCCAAGGATTCGCTGCTGCGAATTTAACGCGCAACGCTGTTGAGATCTTTCAGCAGTATATGGCGATCGCTCTCATGTTTGGCGTGCAAGCAGTTGATTTAAGAACGTATGCTTGTGTAGGTCATTATGATGCTAGCGAGTGTTTATCTCCAGTCACGCGACGTCTGTATCAAGCTGTGCGTGAGGTTGTGGGACAGCCACCATCAGCAACTCGCCCTTACATCTGGGACGATCGCGAACAACCTTTAGACGAACATATTGCTAAAGTTGCGGCTGATATTGCTACTGAAGGTGCGATCGCTGCAGCGGTAAAAGATCTCTTAACTAGCTTGAATAAGGACTCGTAG
- the hepA gene encoding heterocyst formation ABC transporter subunit HepA → MPVKIPAPIHRILQTTSFWRENSFLIREFKYFGRAAIFAFTFTILAAAFEGFGIGFILTFLQSLTHPDSAQLHTGIAWIDNVILGVNAPVNERLFRISGLILLTTFLRLGFSYLGKLYTRISASSLAYRLRRLLFEQLISLRISYFAKKRSGEIINSLTSEVIHLQHAFDISSTLLTKTITLSVYLFSMFLLSWQLTLVSGMLFSLLSIGISTLLGRIREASFEKSKASGRYTSVALELVNGIRTVHAFAAEDFERKRFYGANQNLLNATLQAISAQALVEPLREGIATTILIGMLVVAVTTLIPRGYLELASLLTFLFVLFRMMPTLRQIDGSRVQMSGLHGSLRDIKELLRKDDKAYTRNGKQKFTNLKQAIEYVAVDFGYDADEPVLHNISLSIKKGEMTALVGSSGAGKSTLADLIPRFYDPTAGQILVDGVDLREFEISSLRRKLAVVSQDTFIFNTSVRDNIAYALEDVDEAAVWEAARLANALDFIQELPQGFDTQLGDRGVRLSGGQRQRIAIARALLRNPEILILDEATSALDSVSERLIQESLEKLAVGRTVIAIAHRLSTIVRADKVVVLEGGRIIEQGGYQELLSQRGKLWKYHQLQHEMSRVS, encoded by the coding sequence ATGCCTGTTAAAATTCCTGCACCAATTCACCGCATTCTCCAAACTACAAGCTTTTGGCGAGAAAACTCTTTTCTGATCAGAGAGTTTAAGTATTTTGGTAGAGCGGCAATCTTTGCATTTACATTTACTATCCTAGCGGCAGCTTTTGAAGGGTTTGGAATTGGTTTTATCCTAACTTTTCTACAAAGCTTGACACACCCTGACTCTGCACAACTTCATACAGGAATAGCTTGGATTGATAATGTCATATTAGGAGTTAATGCTCCTGTCAACGAACGACTGTTTCGGATATCTGGTCTAATACTCTTAACAACCTTCTTGCGTTTAGGTTTCAGCTACTTAGGAAAGCTTTATACCAGAATTTCAGCTTCTAGCTTGGCATATCGCTTACGGCGACTTCTCTTTGAACAGTTAATTTCGCTGCGAATCAGTTACTTTGCCAAAAAACGGTCGGGAGAAATCATTAACAGCCTTACTTCCGAAGTTATTCACTTGCAACACGCTTTTGATATCAGTTCTACACTGCTTACTAAAACAATTACGCTTTCGGTATACTTATTTTCAATGTTTTTGCTGTCTTGGCAACTAACTTTAGTGTCAGGGATGCTGTTTAGTTTACTATCGATAGGCATATCGACCCTATTAGGACGAATTCGGGAAGCCAGTTTTGAGAAGTCAAAAGCCAGTGGTAGATATACATCAGTTGCACTCGAATTAGTTAATGGAATTCGCACTGTTCATGCATTTGCTGCAGAAGATTTTGAGCGCAAACGCTTTTATGGTGCTAATCAGAATTTGCTCAATGCAACGCTGCAAGCGATATCGGCGCAAGCACTTGTAGAACCGCTTAGAGAAGGAATTGCCACAACAATTCTTATTGGGATGTTAGTGGTAGCAGTGACCACTTTAATTCCAAGAGGATATTTAGAATTAGCCTCATTATTGACTTTCTTGTTTGTGCTGTTCCGCATGATGCCGACTTTGCGTCAAATTGATGGTTCTAGAGTGCAAATGAGTGGTCTTCATGGTTCACTCAGAGACATCAAAGAATTGCTGCGTAAAGATGACAAAGCATATACGCGCAACGGTAAACAAAAGTTTACAAACCTCAAGCAAGCGATTGAGTACGTCGCAGTCGATTTTGGTTACGACGCAGATGAGCCTGTTTTACACAATATTTCACTTTCAATCAAAAAAGGTGAAATGACAGCCTTGGTCGGTTCTTCCGGCGCAGGTAAATCAACATTAGCTGACTTGATTCCAAGATTTTATGACCCAACTGCTGGTCAAATTCTTGTTGATGGAGTCGATTTACGCGAATTTGAAATTAGTTCACTGCGGCGTAAATTAGCAGTTGTCAGCCAAGATACATTTATTTTCAATACTTCTGTACGTGACAATATTGCCTATGCACTGGAAGATGTTGATGAAGCAGCAGTTTGGGAAGCTGCTCGTCTGGCAAATGCTTTAGACTTTATTCAAGAGTTACCTCAAGGCTTTGATACTCAGTTAGGCGATCGCGGTGTCCGGTTATCTGGCGGACAAAGACAACGAATTGCGATCGCGCGGGCGTTATTGCGCAATCCAGAAATTCTCATCCTGGATGAAGCAACGAGTGCTTTAGATTCTGTTTCAGAACGATTGATTCAAGAATCTTTAGAAAAACTCGCTGTTGGTCGTACCGTAATTGCGATCGCCCACCGACTTTCAACAATTGTCCGTGCCGATAAAGTCGTTGTTCTTGAAGGAGGACGGATTATTGAACAAGGCGGTTATCAAGAACTACTGAGTCAGCGAGGAAAACTGTGGAAGTATCATCAGCTACAGCATGAAATGAGTCGCGTGTCTTAA
- the aroF gene encoding 3-deoxy-7-phosphoheptulonate synthase: MIVVLRAGTPKEEIERICQEIDSQNVITEKSIGQHKVVIGVLGDTAALNVEHIQQISPFIEQVVRVDKPYKRVSQEFRHGPSTVVVPTPNGDVVFGQEHPVVVVAGPCSVENEQMIVETAQKVKAAGAKFLRGGAYKPRTSPYAFQGHGESALELLDKARQASGLGIITEVMDTADIEKVAAVADVLQVGARNMQNFSLLKKVGATGKPILLKRGISATVEEWLMAAEYILAAGNPNVILCERGIRGFDRQYARNTLDLAVVPVLRSLTHLPIMVDPSHGTGKAEYVPPMCLAAIAAGTDSLMVEVHPNPAKALSDGPQSLTPESFAQLMHDVVVVSKTFGRWEQTPDAHLPVMPALVSI, translated from the coding sequence ATGATTGTAGTTTTAAGAGCAGGTACTCCAAAAGAAGAAATAGAGCGAATTTGCCAAGAAATTGATAGTCAGAATGTCATTACAGAAAAAAGTATTGGTCAACACAAAGTTGTTATTGGTGTACTCGGAGATACAGCGGCTCTTAATGTAGAACACATTCAACAAATTAGTCCTTTCATTGAGCAAGTTGTCCGAGTTGATAAACCTTATAAACGAGTAAGTCAAGAATTTCGGCATGGACCTAGTACAGTTGTTGTCCCTACACCAAATGGCGATGTTGTTTTTGGACAAGAACATCCCGTTGTAGTAGTTGCAGGACCTTGTTCGGTAGAAAATGAACAAATGATTGTGGAAACCGCGCAAAAAGTCAAAGCTGCAGGCGCAAAATTCCTGCGTGGAGGTGCTTATAAGCCCCGTACATCACCTTATGCCTTTCAGGGACACGGTGAAAGCGCTCTAGAATTGCTTGATAAAGCGCGTCAAGCTTCGGGGTTGGGCATCATCACTGAAGTTATGGATACTGCTGATATTGAGAAAGTTGCCGCAGTTGCAGATGTGTTGCAAGTCGGCGCGCGGAATATGCAGAACTTCTCGTTACTGAAGAAAGTTGGTGCTACAGGTAAGCCAATTTTATTAAAGCGGGGTATTTCGGCAACAGTAGAAGAATGGTTAATGGCAGCAGAGTATATTTTGGCAGCAGGTAATCCAAATGTGATTCTCTGCGAACGGGGAATTCGCGGGTTTGATCGGCAGTATGCACGCAACACTCTAGATTTAGCTGTCGTACCAGTATTGCGATCGCTCACGCACCTCCCGATTATGGTAGACCCCAGTCACGGTACTGGCAAAGCTGAATATGTCCCGCCAATGTGTTTAGCAGCGATCGCCGCCGGAACTGATTCACTCATGGTAGAAGTGCATCCCAACCCAGCCAAAGCATTATCAGATGGTCCGCAGTCACTAACACCAGAAAGTTTTGCCCAATTAATGCACGATGTTGTCGTTGTCAGCAAAACCTTTGGTCGCTGGGAGCAAACACCAGATGCACATTTGCCAGTTATGCCTGCACTGGTAAGCATTTAA
- a CDS encoding glycosyltransferase family 4 protein, translating to MKILILLNIASSDGGGAEWSLLDVCRGLAERGHELHCLYCKEGDLLPHYQQFCKSVVKASTYRIQGCKPSSSISFITSLLKAIHHQFDLIYANYYYQTFFGGILARVKGIPLVCHLRSYPPQKRHFPAQIQMGLNSCTSLIAVSQAARSSYLKAGFSPNLIKVVYNGIDLERFAIRGDRDITRRALGIPPDAFVVLYAGRITRPKNIEMLIAAFARLGLQPDQVRLIITGASYSPEFNLVAGDVYQQELIDLCQISGISDRVHWLGKRSDVPEMFRAADVSVLPSMLPETFGRVIAESMACGTPAIGLRYGGIPEVLSGEFQSFQVEPGDIAGLAQQLLALQNWQKHDPTLGQRCRSYVEQRFSKERMIEEVEEVMQEAIATGVKRFRSPSSVAASFHPWYPDSLGI from the coding sequence ATGAAAATTTTAATTCTCCTCAATATAGCCTCTTCGGATGGTGGTGGGGCGGAATGGAGCCTTCTTGACGTCTGTCGAGGATTAGCTGAAAGGGGGCACGAGTTACACTGTCTTTATTGTAAAGAAGGAGATCTGCTACCACACTATCAACAGTTTTGTAAATCAGTAGTCAAAGCCTCTACTTATCGAATCCAAGGCTGTAAACCATCATCAAGCATCAGTTTTATTACTTCACTGCTAAAAGCAATTCATCATCAATTTGATCTCATCTACGCTAACTATTACTACCAAACATTTTTTGGTGGAATTTTAGCGCGAGTCAAAGGCATACCTTTAGTTTGTCACCTGCGTTCCTACCCACCGCAAAAACGTCATTTTCCTGCTCAAATTCAGATGGGATTAAATTCTTGTACCAGCTTGATTGCTGTATCCCAAGCAGCACGTAGCTCATATTTAAAAGCAGGGTTTAGTCCCAATCTCATCAAAGTTGTATACAACGGTATCGATTTAGAGCGTTTTGCAATACGCGGCGATCGCGATATCACTCGTCGAGCATTAGGTATCCCTCCTGACGCATTTGTCGTGCTTTATGCAGGGCGAATTACGCGACCAAAGAATATCGAAATGTTGATTGCGGCTTTTGCTCGTTTAGGTTTACAACCCGATCAAGTACGATTAATCATTACAGGGGCGTCCTATTCTCCTGAGTTTAACCTTGTTGCAGGAGATGTGTATCAGCAGGAACTCATAGATTTATGCCAAATATCAGGAATTAGCGATCGCGTTCATTGGTTAGGAAAGCGTAGTGACGTACCAGAAATGTTTCGCGCTGCGGATGTGTCTGTACTACCGAGTATGTTGCCAGAAACCTTTGGGCGAGTTATAGCAGAATCAATGGCTTGCGGTACTCCTGCAATTGGCTTGCGCTACGGTGGTATCCCTGAAGTACTCAGCGGTGAGTTTCAAAGTTTTCAAGTTGAGCCAGGTGACATTGCAGGTTTAGCCCAGCAGTTACTAGCACTTCAAAACTGGCAAAAGCACGATCCAACTCTAGGGCAAAGGTGTCGTAGTTATGTTGAACAGCGTTTTTCTAAAGAAAGAATGATTGAAGAAGTAGAAGAAGTTATGCAAGAGGCGATCGCAACAGGAGTCAAGCGATTTCGTTCCCCAAGCTCCGTAGCAGCCAGTTTTCATCCTTGGTATCCCGATAGCTTAGGTATTTAA
- a CDS encoding glycosyltransferase — protein sequence MVEPQVTIVVAPRERFSYSRESLESIYEHTQTPFKLVYVDGGSPSQIKNYLAAKAREKNFQLIRTEHYLSPNHARNIGLAQVDTKYVVFIDNDVVVTPGWLQKLIECAETTNATIVSPLICQHLPLHEIVHCAGGESGVRVETKDGNVRRRMIEKIYLQGRKVADVRPKLQRSETGLAEFHCMMVRTDIFTQVGMLDDQLLNTKEHVDFCILVNEVGGSVYLEPDSIVTYVPSASLTWADMTFYMLRWSDAWELTSLHRLRDKWNLTEDDYFKNKYNKLGWRRYMSIIQPLSVELSFGQRGRIRRMIIDILISIDKKLNKYITTRYAQKYLPLKQEPGLKVQQKQMAVASRN from the coding sequence ATGGTAGAACCACAAGTTACAATTGTTGTTGCACCACGAGAGCGTTTTAGCTATAGTCGCGAGTCACTTGAAAGTATTTACGAGCATACACAAACTCCTTTTAAGTTAGTCTACGTTGATGGTGGTTCGCCATCACAAATAAAGAACTATTTAGCAGCAAAAGCGCGAGAGAAAAATTTTCAACTGATTAGAACTGAACACTATCTTTCGCCAAATCATGCACGCAATATAGGACTTGCTCAAGTAGATACCAAATATGTTGTCTTCATTGACAATGATGTAGTAGTTACACCAGGCTGGCTGCAAAAGCTCATTGAGTGTGCAGAGACAACTAACGCTACTATCGTGAGTCCCCTAATCTGCCAACATCTACCCTTACACGAAATAGTCCATTGCGCAGGGGGAGAATCTGGCGTACGTGTGGAAACGAAAGACGGAAATGTCCGACGGCGAATGATTGAGAAAATTTATTTGCAAGGGCGCAAAGTTGCAGATGTCCGCCCGAAACTACAACGCAGTGAAACAGGACTAGCTGAATTTCATTGCATGATGGTGCGTACCGATATCTTTACTCAAGTCGGTATGCTTGACGACCAGCTACTCAACACAAAAGAACACGTAGATTTTTGTATTTTAGTTAACGAAGTAGGTGGTAGTGTTTACTTAGAGCCAGATTCTATTGTTACCTATGTACCCAGTGCTTCACTGACATGGGCGGATATGACTTTCTATATGCTGCGCTGGAGTGATGCTTGGGAATTGACTAGCTTACACCGCTTGCGCGATAAATGGAATTTAACTGAGGATGACTACTTTAAGAACAAATACAACAAGTTAGGGTGGCGGCGATATATGTCAATTATCCAACCCTTGAGCGTAGAGCTGAGCTTTGGGCAGCGCGGGCGTATTCGTCGGATGATAATAGATATTTTAATATCCATAGATAAGAAGCTCAATAAATATATTACGACTCGCTATGCTCAAAAATATCTGCCACTGAAGCAAGAACCTGGATTAAAGGTGCAACAAAAACAGATGGCAGTAGCATCGCGTAATTGA
- a CDS encoding glycosyltransferase, translating to MRILFIVGSFPALSETFILNQITGLIDRGHEVDIYSLNRPEDTFKVHPDVESYQLLKRTYYAPERAKNPTLRLLQAWTLLLASGCRHPIGLMRSLSLFKYKKHLKPIEWFHLMVPFLGKPSYDIIHCQFGMYALKGMLLRDIGAIKGKLLTSFRGFDISWYVQEYGEQVYNELFKKGDFFLSNCEYFRQRVIKFGCNPQKIVVLGSGINCERFFFKPRFPDDGKIRLATTGRLVEKKGMAYSIRAVAKLAESHPNIEYNIIGDGVLKTDLQNLIQELKVGHIVKLLGWKNQQEIIEILDKSHIFIATSVTAKDGNQDAPVNTLKEAMAMGLPVIGTRHGGIPELIEDGVSGFLVPERDVDTLAEKIAYLCDHPEIWQQMGQAGRAYVEQHYDTNKLNDQLVQIYEQVLINKDPNSAMNPNFKEAIA from the coding sequence ATGCGTATACTATTCATTGTTGGATCATTTCCTGCACTGTCAGAAACTTTTATTCTGAATCAAATTACAGGATTGATTGATCGGGGACACGAAGTTGATATTTATTCACTCAACAGACCAGAAGATACTTTCAAAGTTCACCCCGATGTGGAAAGTTACCAGCTTCTGAAGCGAACCTACTATGCTCCTGAAAGAGCTAAAAATCCTACTTTAAGGTTACTTCAAGCTTGGACACTGCTATTAGCTAGTGGGTGCAGGCATCCTATAGGACTGATGCGATCGCTCAGTCTTTTTAAATACAAAAAGCACCTAAAGCCCATAGAATGGTTTCACTTAATGGTACCGTTTTTAGGCAAACCATCCTACGATATTATCCACTGTCAGTTTGGTATGTATGCCCTTAAAGGTATGTTACTGCGTGACATTGGTGCTATTAAAGGTAAGTTATTGACATCATTTCGGGGCTTTGATATTAGTTGGTATGTCCAAGAATACGGAGAGCAAGTTTATAACGAACTCTTCAAAAAAGGAGATTTCTTTCTATCAAACTGCGAGTATTTTAGGCAACGAGTTATTAAATTTGGTTGTAATCCTCAGAAAATTGTTGTGCTTGGTTCAGGAATCAACTGCGAACGATTTTTCTTTAAACCACGTTTCCCTGATGATGGTAAAATCCGCCTTGCTACAACTGGTCGTCTTGTAGAAAAAAAAGGAATGGCTTACAGTATTCGTGCTGTGGCTAAGCTAGCAGAAAGTCACCCTAATATTGAGTACAACATTATTGGTGATGGAGTTTTAAAAACAGATTTACAGAACCTCATTCAAGAACTGAAAGTTGGTCATATAGTTAAGTTACTAGGCTGGAAAAATCAGCAAGAGATTATTGAAATTCTCGACAAGTCACATATTTTTATTGCTACTAGCGTGACAGCAAAAGATGGTAATCAGGATGCTCCAGTTAACACTTTAAAAGAAGCAATGGCGATGGGTCTACCTGTTATAGGTACTAGACACGGTGGCATTCCTGAATTGATCGAAGATGGCGTTTCTGGTTTCTTAGTACCAGAACGGGACGTAGATACCTTAGCTGAAAAGATAGCTTATCTTTGCGACCATCCAGAAATTTGGCAACAGATGGGTCAAGCTGGTCGAGCATATGTAGAACAGCACTACGACACAAATAAGCTCAACGATCAACTCGTCCAAATTTATGAGCAAGTCCTAATTAATAAAGATCCAAATAGTGCAATGAATCCAAATTTTAAAGAGGCGATCGCTTAA
- a CDS encoding alpha/beta hydrolase — translation MFLNFWHAKPQLKIPTSIVHLQDIEFTQNQERALRMDILHPKISTKLMPVLVWIHGGAWRSGDKKEGLKHLVSFARQGFFCASIEYRLSHEAIFPAQIQDCKCAIRFLRAHAQKFHIDPHHIGVWGVSAGGHLAALLGTTHHIQEFEGSGGWQNYSSRVQAVCDWFGPTDFLRINDFSRNIDFTPANSPEAALIGGLIEENQDKAAKANPITYVSKEAPPFLIVHGDKDLLVPLNQSQLLFNALQKVEVEATFEIVKGGRHGDKKKFTSRNLSKKIESFFKKHLT, via the coding sequence ATGTTCTTGAATTTCTGGCACGCTAAACCACAGCTAAAAATTCCCACCAGTATCGTTCATCTGCAGGATATTGAATTTACTCAAAATCAAGAACGTGCCTTAAGAATGGATATTTTGCACCCCAAAATATCAACAAAATTAATGCCCGTGTTAGTTTGGATTCATGGCGGTGCTTGGCGCTCAGGTGACAAAAAAGAAGGACTCAAGCATTTAGTTTCATTTGCCCGTCAGGGCTTTTTTTGTGCCAGTATTGAATATCGTTTGAGCCACGAAGCGATCTTTCCTGCTCAAATTCAAGATTGTAAGTGCGCTATTCGCTTTCTCCGCGCTCATGCTCAAAAGTTTCATATTGATCCGCACCACATTGGTGTTTGGGGCGTCTCTGCTGGTGGACATCTGGCGGCACTTTTAGGTACTACGCATCACATCCAAGAGTTTGAAGGAAGCGGCGGTTGGCAGAATTATTCTAGCCGCGTCCAAGCTGTTTGTGATTGGTTTGGTCCAACAGATTTTTTGAGAATCAATGACTTTTCCCGCAACATCGATTTTACTCCGGCAAATTCACCAGAAGCAGCGCTTATTGGTGGGTTAATCGAGGAAAATCAGGACAAAGCAGCAAAAGCTAATCCGATTACTTACGTAAGTAAAGAAGCTCCTCCCTTTTTAATCGTGCATGGAGATAAGGATTTATTAGTACCACTTAATCAAAGCCAATTACTATTTAATGCTCTGCAAAAAGTAGAAGTAGAGGCAACGTTTGAAATTGTCAAAGGTGGAAGACACGGAGATAAAAAGAAATTCACTTCACGTAATCTTTCTAAGAAAATAGAAAGCTTCTTTAAAAAGCACCTAACTTAG